ATACGAAATATGCATTTCGCTTCGCGGGCCGTAGTTTACGGACGCCCTGAGAAGCGCGTCAAGAAACTGGCGTCTCCCGCCAGATTCGTTCAACGGTCCGCGCGATCACGTCGTAGTCGAACCCGCGTCGTTCGAGGAAGGCCCCGAGTCTGCGTCGAAACACTGCCTCGTCTTCGCGTGACAACTTGACTGCTCGCCGTGCCGCCGCCCGGTAGGCGCTCTCCTCGTCGTCTACGCCATCGACCGCCGTGCGTGCCAGCTCCCCGGGAACGCCGCGTTGGAGCAGCTCGGCGCGGATCAGCCGTTGGCTGCTCGGGCGACCCTGCTGCCGGCTCTCTACCCA
The Dehalococcoidia bacterium DNA segment above includes these coding regions:
- a CDS encoding recombination regulator RecX; the protein is MTTVRQRGRSFQSSEDDLARVAQRCREAALRYLAYRPRSAAEVRARLARQGYPPETIEATLGWLEQYALVDDRAFAEFWVESRQQGRPSSQRLIRAELLQRGVPGELARTAVDGVDDEESAYRAAARRAVKLSREDEAVFRRRLGAFLERRGFDYDVIARTVERIWRETPVS